Proteins encoded in a region of the Elizabethkingia bruuniana genome:
- a CDS encoding TspO/MBR family protein yields MKRQIDWKALAACISFHVFVFFIIHALTPANSFNVWYNHLDKPLFTPPSNFLFRTIFLMYFFSGFAFYFIWKAKETRFKHRQRALIYYYIIFVLISLWFIIFFNFKLLDLAVIVNVITWVMTIILFFLFKRVSKTASYLILPTLLWDTFNMVLSWGFWQLNH; encoded by the coding sequence ATGAAAAGACAAATTGACTGGAAGGCTTTAGCTGCATGTATATCCTTTCATGTGTTTGTATTTTTCATTATACACGCTTTAACGCCTGCCAATTCATTTAATGTATGGTACAATCATTTGGACAAACCGCTCTTCACTCCCCCTTCTAACTTTTTATTCCGGACTATATTTTTAATGTATTTCTTTTCCGGCTTCGCATTTTATTTCATCTGGAAAGCTAAGGAAACCCGTTTCAAACATCGTCAGAGAGCACTCATCTATTATTATATCATTTTCGTGCTTATATCTCTATGGTTCATTATTTTCTTTAACTTCAAATTATTAGATCTTGCAGTTATTGTAAATGTCATTACATGGGTAATGACCATAATTTTATTCTTTCTCTTCAAGCGAGTCTCTAAAACGGCAAGCTACCTCATACTTCCCACTTTATTATGGGACACTTTCAATATGGTTTTATCTTGGGGATTCTGGCAACTGAATCATTAA
- the pncB gene encoding nicotinate phosphoribosyltransferase, whose product MLEDHNVRLVSLLDNDFYKFTMQCAVVKLFPSEVVKYDFINRGKHEYPEGFADELKKAVNAMSQLRLTKEEKQFLKKTCPYLDLPYIDFLEGYRYDPSEVHIKQEGTSLEVQVSGLWYRTILWEVPLLCLISELYYSMKGLQREDDETIIQKTIEKEKKFKTLQVPFAEFGTRRRHSYRVHRLVMQALTSMEDSTFTGSSNVHMAMLYNVKPIGTHAHEWFMFHAAEYGFKMANSLSLEHWVDVYRGDLGVALSDTYTTDVFFQQFDKKFAKLFDGVRHDSGDPIEFANKTIEHYKKHGINPLFKYIIFSDALNPEKVEEITKACRGRIGISFGIGTNLTNDVGLAPSNIVMKLISVKGINNEWIPTVKLSDEKGKYTGDPKMIELAKEFLQIRD is encoded by the coding sequence ATGTTAGAAGATCATAACGTAAGATTGGTTTCCCTATTAGATAATGATTTTTACAAATTCACCATGCAATGTGCTGTTGTAAAGCTGTTTCCAAGTGAAGTTGTAAAATATGATTTTATAAATCGTGGTAAACACGAATACCCTGAAGGCTTTGCGGACGAGCTGAAAAAAGCTGTCAATGCAATGTCTCAACTAAGGCTTACCAAAGAAGAAAAACAATTCTTAAAAAAAACATGTCCATATCTGGACCTACCCTATATAGACTTTCTGGAAGGCTATCGCTACGACCCATCCGAAGTACACATTAAACAAGAAGGAACAAGCCTGGAGGTACAGGTTTCAGGATTATGGTATCGGACAATCTTGTGGGAAGTTCCTTTATTATGTTTGATCAGTGAACTTTATTACTCGATGAAAGGCCTTCAAAGAGAAGATGACGAAACAATCATCCAGAAGACTATAGAGAAAGAGAAAAAGTTCAAAACACTTCAGGTTCCTTTTGCAGAATTCGGAACGAGAAGAAGACACTCTTACAGGGTACACCGATTGGTTATGCAGGCACTTACATCGATGGAAGACTCTACCTTTACAGGATCTTCCAATGTACACATGGCTATGCTGTACAATGTAAAACCAATTGGCACACATGCCCACGAATGGTTTATGTTCCATGCAGCAGAATATGGTTTCAAGATGGCCAATTCTCTTTCCCTGGAACACTGGGTGGATGTTTACCGTGGTGATCTGGGAGTTGCTCTTTCCGACACTTACACTACAGATGTATTCTTTCAGCAGTTCGATAAAAAATTTGCAAAACTATTCGACGGCGTAAGACACGACAGTGGAGATCCTATTGAATTTGCTAACAAAACTATAGAACATTATAAAAAGCACGGCATCAATCCATTATTTAAATACATTATTTTCTCTGATGCCCTGAACCCTGAGAAAGTTGAAGAAATCACTAAAGCCTGCCGTGGCAGAATTGGCATTTCTTTCGGTATCGGAACCAATCTGACTAACGACGTTGGTCTTGCGCCAAGCAACATCGTAATGAAGCTTATCAGTGTAAAAGGAATTAACAACGAATGGATTCCAACCGTAAAACTTTCTGATGAGAAGGGTAAATATACCGGAGATCCTAAAATGATAGAACTTGCCAAAGAATTTCTTCAGATAAGAGATTAA